A window from Salarias fasciatus chromosome 11, fSalaFa1.1, whole genome shotgun sequence encodes these proteins:
- the elp6 gene encoding elongator complex protein 6, which translates to MFTELNSILNSTPDSFTQGEFILLSDRQSDASFLIHHFLSFYLRARCKVCFLGLVQSFSHYSAVSQRLGVSLTQAKEKGQLVFFEGLKESLSILIPQEGNTESQAMDFLRDPAVGLRSLYEFVVSSVSGAGRAPEGPEEWGPPVLLVDDLSVLLSLGVAAGAVLDFSHYCRAAVCSQLQGNVVMLVRCGGDEEEDEGDDEGSAWLLRGLTHQCSLALHVQGLPTGYCRDIHGQVEVCWRRRRADGQHTQTKLFQYKVHDKGASFFARGTSSAVL; encoded by the exons ATGTTTACAGAGCTGAACAGTATATTAAACTCCACTCCTGACAGCTTCACACAG GGAGAGTTTATCCTGCTGTCGGACAGGCAGAGTGATGCTTCTTTCCTCATCCATCACTTCCTCTCTTTCTACCTGAGag CTCGATGTAAAGTCTGTTTCCTGGGTCTGGTGCAGTCCTTCAGTCACTACAGTGCAGTCAGCCAGAGACtg GGTGTGAGCTTAACACAGGCCAAAGAAAAAGGCCAGCTGGTATTTTTTGAAGGACTAAAGGAGTCGCTGTCGATTCTCATTCCACAAGAGGGAAACACGGAGAGTCAGGCCATGGACTTCCTCAG GGATCCTGCCGTCGGCCTTCGGAGCCTCTATGAGTTCGTCGTGTCCAGTGTGAGCGGCGCCGGCAGGGCGCCGGAGGGGCCGGAGGAGTGGGGACCCCCCGTGCTGCTGGTGGACGACCTCAGCGTCCTGTTGAGTTTGGGGGTCGCTGCTGGAGCCGTGCTGGACTTCAGCCACTACTGCAGAGCCGCCGTCTGCTCTCAGCTGCAG GGGAACGTGGTGATGCTGGTTCGCTGCGgtggagacgaggaggaagacgagggagACGATGAAGGCTCAGCGTGGCTCCTGAGAGGTCTGACGCACCAGTGCAGCCTCGCGCTTCACGTCCAGGGTCTGCCGACCGGTTACTGCAGAGACATCCACGGACAG GTGgaggtctgctggaggaggagacgagcCGACGGGCAGCACACGCAAACCAAACTCTTTCAGTACAAAGTCCACGACAAAGGAGCTTCCTTCTTCGCTCGCGGGACGTCCAGCGCGGTTCTCTAG